A single region of the Silene latifolia isolate original U9 population chromosome 8, ASM4854445v1, whole genome shotgun sequence genome encodes:
- the LOC141597555 gene encoding uncharacterized protein LOC141597555, with the protein MSNLMETEVYNAAVNGDLNIFRNKNQEHLLKKTNENNNIIHIAAQHQQLDFIKAALNSFPSTPTCESLLCDQNRHGNNPFHIASQVRYEPLIVQLYEYYSTQCKDSDRVVPWRMVNSDGNTPAHVALIYGNASVAMYLIDKDDYVARVVNRSKETLLHLAIQYHNFDNESQTPETQAISSSKKVHQSGEEIHPIIELLLKRESSVACWRDTDGSTPLHRATSLHPAYCIPVIKAMLASCPEAAEVQEERTDHTVLHLLTKHQVVSYEQGLELLQIPQVYALRNIKDHQGDTPLHLAATNKDAIMVRVLLNSSPHLDMKNKSGVSAGSLVRQLEEVIIVGFWLIHYSRSVC; encoded by the exons ATGTCTAATCTAATGGAGACGGAGGTTTATAATGCAGCAGTCAACGGCGACTTAAACATATTCCGTAACAAAAATCAGGAGCATTTGctaaaaaaaacgaacgaaaacaACAATATTATTCACATAGCAGCTCAACACCAGCAACTCGATTTCATTAAAGCTGCTCTTAATAGTTTCCCTAGTACGCCAACTTGTGAGTCGCTTTTATGCGACCAGAACCGCCACGGGAACAACCCTTTCCACATTGCGTCCCAGGTCAGGTATGAACCCCTCATCGTCCAACTTTACGAGTATTATTCGACGCAATGTAAAGATAGTGACCGGGTGGTACCGTGGAGGATGGTGAACTCAGATGGCAACACGCCGGCTCATGTTGCGCTTATCTACGGAAACGCGTCGGTAGCAATGTATTTGATTGACAAGGATGATTATGTTGCTCGCGTGGTTAATCGTTCTAAGGAGACTCTTCTACATCTCGCTATTCAATATCATAATTTTG ATAATGAATCTCAAACACCCGAAACGCAAGCTATAAGTTCGAGCAAAAAGGTGCATCAATCTGGAGAGGAAATACATCCTATTATCGAACTGTTGCTGAAACGAGAGAGTTCAGTAGCATGCTGGAGAGATACGGATGGATCAACTCCGCTTCATCGAGCCACATCACTTCATCCTGCTTATTGCATTCCGGTCATTAAAGCCATGTTGGCTAGCTGCCCTGAGGCTGctgaggttcaagaagaaaggaccGATCACACTGTGTTGCACCTTCTGACGAAGCATCAGGTGGTAAGTTACGAGCAAGGCTTAGAATTACTGCAAATACCACAAGTATATGCTCTTCGAAATATTAAGGATCATCAAGGTGATACACCATTGCACCTTGCTGCTACCAATAAAGACGCTATCATGGTTCGAGTCCTTTTAAATTCTTCCCCGCACCTTGATATGAAGAATAAGTCTGGCGTTTCAGCCGGCTCTTTGGTTCGACAACTTGAAGAGGTAATTATTGTTGGATTTTGGTTAATTCATTACTCACGTTCAGTTTGTTGA